One window of the Burkholderia sp. FERM BP-3421 genome contains the following:
- a CDS encoding AraC family transcriptional regulator has translation MHRVTLHRCASLPIEAMSLATDRAFPRHAHDQFGVGVLAAGAHRSWSGRGQVDACAGDAIMVNPGEVHDGAPLGGPRAWRMIYVETAAFLALAGEAGLDTVELTRPAVRDPVLATHFARLFRCATAPDASPLAADEALARVVAHLLARHARRPPRDAGPAPSVRRALARIDAAPAAPVTLAELAALSDVSRFQLLRGFASDVGITPHAYLLQQRVRLARAMLARGTSIAAAACDAGFADQSHLTRAFARQFGVTPGQYVAARGRG, from the coding sequence ATGCACCGCGTCACCCTGCACCGCTGCGCCAGCCTGCCCATCGAGGCGATGAGCCTCGCCACCGACCGCGCGTTCCCCCGCCATGCGCACGACCAGTTCGGCGTGGGCGTGCTCGCGGCGGGCGCGCATCGGTCGTGGAGCGGACGCGGGCAGGTCGACGCGTGCGCGGGCGACGCGATCATGGTCAATCCCGGCGAAGTCCACGACGGCGCGCCGCTCGGCGGCCCGCGCGCGTGGCGCATGATCTATGTCGAGACGGCGGCGTTCCTGGCGCTGGCCGGCGAGGCCGGCCTCGACACGGTGGAATTGACCCGCCCGGCCGTGCGCGATCCCGTACTCGCGACGCACTTCGCACGGTTGTTCCGGTGCGCGACCGCGCCGGATGCGTCGCCGCTCGCCGCCGACGAAGCGCTCGCACGGGTAGTCGCGCATCTGCTCGCGCGGCATGCGCGCCGCCCGCCGCGCGACGCCGGGCCCGCGCCGTCGGTGCGACGCGCGCTCGCGCGCATCGACGCCGCGCCCGCCGCGCCGGTCACGCTCGCCGAACTGGCGGCGCTCTCCGACGTGAGCCGTTTCCAGTTGCTGCGCGGCTTCGCCAGCGATGTGGGCATCACGCCGCATGCGTATCTGCTGCAGCAACGGGTGCGGCTCGCCCGCGCGATGCTCGCACGCGGCACGAGCATCGCGGCGGCGGCCTGCGATGCCGGTTTCGCCGACCAGAGCCACCTGACCCGGGCGTTCGCGCGGCAGTTCGGCGTCACGCCGGGGCAGTACGTGGCGGCGAGGGGGCGGGGGTAG